In Sphaerisporangium krabiense, the DNA window TACGCAATGCCCGGCATCAAGAAATTCGCCGCAACGCTCGCCGTCACGGTCGCGCTCACCGGTGGCGCGGTGGGGCTGAGCGCCGCGACGTCCACCGGCGCCACCGCCTCCGCCGCCGTCACGACCGGCGGCGACTGGGAGGGCGGCGGACACGGCAAGTGGGGCGGCTGGGGCGGCGGCGGCCATGGCAAGTGGGGCGGCCACGGCGGACACGGCCACGGCAAGTGGAGCGGCTGGGACGGCGGCGGCGGCAACTGGGGCGGCGGCCACGGCAAGTGGGGCGGCCACGGCGGCGGCAACTGGAGCGGCTGGGACGGCGGGTTCGACTTCGGCTTCCCCATCTGGGAGCTCACCGACTTCTGGTGGTGACCCTGCCCCACCCGCAGGGCTCATGATCACGAAGGTCCTGGAGCGGCCACGCTCCAGGACCTTCGCCTTCATCCAGACGACCCGAATTTCGAATAATGGACGGACCGAAAACAATCCGCCATGTTGGGCGGCCACCGATCCCCCGCATCCTCCCGCGGGGATATCCGCGCGAACGGCCCGGCCTCTCGGCCCGGCGTCCCGTTCAGGCGGCGGTGCGGGCACGGGCGCGGCGCTTGGCCGCGTCGCCGCGCCCCAGCCACCACTCGACCACCAGCAGGGGCACGGTCCACCCCAGCCAGCCGCCGAGCCCGGCCACGGTCCGGGTCAGTTCCTGCTGGTCGCCGCCGAACAGGGTGTCCAGCGACGGGCTGAGCGTCAGGGTGAGGATCACGCCCCAGATCCGGTTGGTGATGATGGAGAAGGTCAGCGCGAAGGCGCGCAGCATCCACCGCCGGTGTTCGACGAAGCGGCGCCGCCTGGCCATGCGGTAGCCGGCGGCGGTGCAGCCGAGCCACAGCAGCGCGAGCATCACGTTGCTGACCGCCAGCACCGGGCCGAACGGCGTGAGCGCGCCGATGACGATGCCGGACAGGCCGGCGGGGAGCACGCCGGCGAAGACGTAGGCGCGGCCGGTCCACCGGTGCGCGGCGGGGTGGCGCCGCCGGAACCACGGCCACACCTGCAGGAAGCAGGTGATCATGGCCACGCTCGCGAACAGCACGTGCGCGACGAGCAGCGGGTAGTGGGCGGCGAAGTCCTCCACCGGCACCCGGGACCGCGCGGGGTCGCCGGTCAGGTACGGGGGCAGCGAGAAGGCCAGGAACAGCACGGTGACGAACCCGAGCGGCGCGACCCAGGGCCGCCGCCACCAGGGGATTCGCGCGGAGGGTCGGAGTAACGGGTCCGGGACGTGCTCTCGGGGTGCCCGCGTGGAGATGGCCATGGACGGCTCCGTTCGCCTGGATGCGTATGACGTACGCTGAGCGTAGACCATACGCACCGCGTAGGGAATACGCCGTGCGTATGAGATACGCGCCGACTTGCTACCATGGCGGCGATGAACGAGAAGTCCCGCGACGATCTGCCGCGCCCGCTGGAGGTCCTCTGGAAGGGCCGGGAACGCCGCCCACGCGGCCCGGCGCAGGCGCTCAGCCTGCCGCGCATCGTCGCCGCGGCCATCGCGCTCGCCGACGAGGAGGGCCTGCCCGCGCTGTCCATGGCCCGGCTCGCCCAGCGTCTCGGCTGCGCCCCCATGTCGCTGTACCGGCACGTCGCCGGCAAGGACGAGCTCCAGCTCCTGATGATCGACGGGGCCACGGCCCCCGCGCCGCGCATCGAGCCGGGGCCGGGCGGCTGGCGGGCCGGTCTCGCGCGGTGGGCGGTGGAGATGCGCGGGGTCTACCACCGGCACCCCTGGATCCTCCAGATCACCGGCGGCCCGCCCCTGGACCCGGGCCAGCTCGCCTGGGTGGACGCCGGGCTGCGCACGCTGAGGGCCACGCCGCTGCCGCCGGCCGAGAAGCTGTCGGCGATCATGCTGCTGACGTACTACACGCGTGGCCACGCGCAGATCTCGGCGCGACCGCCCGTGGAGCCCGCCGAGGCCCTCGCCGAGGAGGCGGGCTACGAGACGCTGCTCAGGCGCCTGGTGGACGCCGAGCGGTTCCCCGACCTGGCGGAGGCCCTCGCGGAGGGCGCCTTCGCCCCCGACCCGGACGCCGCTCCCGAGGCGGACTTCCTGGCCGGGCTCGACCGCATCCTCGACGGCCTCGAGACCCTGGTCGGCCGCCGCGGATAGGGACCGGACTTCAACGGACACCGACCACAAAACCTCTTAATAAACTCATTTACTACCTCTGGTTGCGAAAACTCCCGCCATTTCTTGACATGTCGTGTGGATGATCTTTTAATCTGGGGTATGGGGCGTATCTCGGTGGCCACCGCCGCCGAGTCGAATCGGCGGATCATCGGTCCGCCGCTCACCGTCGGCCTCCTCCCGCGGCCGGGCGAATTCTGATCGTCGAGGCACTGCTCGCCGCCCGCCGCGAGGAAATGACGACACAGAGGGAGCGCCGGAATGAGAGTGAAGATCGACCCCCGACGGTGCCAGGGCCACGGTCGCTGCTACGACCTCGCGCCCGGCCTGTTCGGTGAGGACGACGAGGGGTACGGGAAGGTCCTCGGGGACGGCGCCGTGCCGCCCGGTGAGGAAGAGGCGGCGCGCCGCGCGGTGTCCAACTGCCCGGAGCGGGCGATCGAGACCGACCGGGAGTCCTGACATGGCCGTCGACGACCGCTTCACACAGCATTTCCGGGAGAAGCCGAGCGACCGTCTCGTGGGCGTCCGCAACCAGGTCGTCACCGGCCCGGTGTCGGACTGGGCCACCGACTTCTCCCACACCGAGCCCGAGTGGGCGGCCGACCCGTACCCCATCCAGGACGACCTGCGGCGGCGCTGCCCGATCGCGCACACCGACCGGTTCGGAGGCGGCTGGCTCCCGACCCGCTACGACGACGTCACGGCCATCGCCTACGACACCGACCGCTTCTCGTCGCGGGCGGTCATCAT includes these proteins:
- a CDS encoding DUF2306 domain-containing protein is translated as MAISTRAPREHVPDPLLRPSARIPWWRRPWVAPLGFVTVLFLAFSLPPYLTGDPARSRVPVEDFAAHYPLLVAHVLFASVAMITCFLQVWPWFRRRHPAAHRWTGRAYVFAGVLPAGLSGIVIGALTPFGPVLAVSNVMLALLWLGCTAAGYRMARRRRFVEHRRWMLRAFALTFSIITNRIWGVILTLTLSPSLDTLFGGDQQELTRTVAGLGGWLGWTVPLLVVEWWLGRGDAAKRRARARTAA
- a CDS encoding TetR/AcrR family transcriptional regulator; this translates as MNEKSRDDLPRPLEVLWKGRERRPRGPAQALSLPRIVAAAIALADEEGLPALSMARLAQRLGCAPMSLYRHVAGKDELQLLMIDGATAPAPRIEPGPGGWRAGLARWAVEMRGVYHRHPWILQITGGPPLDPGQLAWVDAGLRTLRATPLPPAEKLSAIMLLTYYTRGHAQISARPPVEPAEALAEEAGYETLLRRLVDAERFPDLAEALAEGAFAPDPDAAPEADFLAGLDRILDGLETLVGRRG
- a CDS encoding ferredoxin, yielding MRVKIDPRRCQGHGRCYDLAPGLFGEDDEGYGKVLGDGAVPPGEEEAARRAVSNCPERAIETDRES